CGCCCAGCAGGCCCGGCTGGTGGCCGAGGCCCTGGGCGTGGCCGACGACGGCAAGCGGAAATAACGGAACAATCGGGAACAACGAGGAACCGATCATGGGCGTGGAAATCAAGGTGCCGACCCTCGGTGAATCGGTCACGCAAGCAACCGTCTCGAAATGGTTCAAGCAGGCGGGCGAGGCGGTCGCCCAGGACGAACCGCTGGTCGAGATCGAAACCGACAAGGTGACGGTC
This portion of the Rhodospirillales bacterium genome encodes:
- a CDS encoding dihydrolipoamide succinyltransferase, giving the protein MGVEIKVPTLGESVTQATVSKWFKQAGEAVAQDEPLVEIETDKVTVEVNAPASGALASIAAPAGSDVQVGALLGVIEAGAAGTKPSVARGEP